The region TTCGGCCCCTCCGTGCCCGGGCAGCGGCTGCTCCCCGGCAGCGCCCCGGGCCGGCTCCGggcgccccgcagcccccggccgagccccgggccgggctcgggcagcgGGGATTTCTCGCTGGCCGCGGCGCTCAACTCGGAGTTCAGGGAGACGCGCACCAGCGAGAGGGTGGAGATGATGGAGCTCAACGAGCGCCTCGCCAGCTTCATCGAGAAGGTGCGGCTGCTGGAGCGGCAGAACCGggcgctgctgctggagctgggccggcagcggcagcgggagCCCTCCCGTGCCGACGGCTACCGGGAGGAGCTGCGGGAGCTGCGGCGCCGCGGGGAGCGCCTGGCCACCGCCACGGCCCGCCTGCAGATGGAGAGGGACaacctggcccagcagctcggCAGCCTCCAGCAGAAGTGAGGCACTGAACAGCTCGGGGTGGCCCCGGGGACCAGGGTGGCCCACTTGGGATGGGTGTCAGGTGACTACCAGGACCAGGGTGGCCACTGGAACcaaaggggcagcagggacggGGATGGACACCAGGATGGGGATCAGGATCTTCCTGGTGATGGAAACCATGGTGGTGACAAGGACAGGGTGACCCCTGGGACCAGAACGGAGCCCAGGTGTTCCCAGGGGTCAGAGTGGCCCCAAGACAGGAGCAGGGTAGCCCTGGGGACCAGGGACTGGTGTGCACCAGGATTGTGATGGGATAGGGGTGACCCCTGGGAACAGTGTGGGAGTGTGAGGGGTGGGCACAAGCGCTGAACTGGGTTTGGGgggtgctggtgctgtggggctgtgtcagCCCAGGGGGTCTGTCTGTGGGCTGAGAGTGGCCAGCCATGGTGCTGGATGTGTCACCGTGCCTTGctctggcacaggctgcaggaCGAGGTCACCCTGAGGCTGGAGGCCGAGAGCAACCTGGCTGCCTACAGACAGGTGAGGgcagatcccagcttggcctccCTTGggaatgggcagggatggggaagggatggacagggaggtagcagggacaggaagggatgggcaggagcaggaactGAGGGACTGCTGTGTGTTACAATGGGCAGGTAGGGAGCAGGAATGGAGCAGGGATGagtgggaagggcagggatggacagatATGGAACATGGATGGGCAGGaatggcaggagcaggcagtgagAGACTGGGACTGGGCAGagagaggcagggctgggtgggagtgGAAGGGAATAGACATCAGGCAGTCAGGCCCCGTGTGGCAGCTGAGAcagcccctcctgtccccccatGGTGACAGGACGTGGACAATGCTGCCTTGGCTCGCCTGGCCTTGGAGCGGCGCGTGGGGACCCTGCAGGACGAGATCGCCTTCCTCCACAAGGTCCACCAGGAGGTAACCccgctctggggctggggctggggctccgggggctgccctgacgccgctgtccccccaggagctgcgggagctgcaggagcagctggcccagcagcgCGTGCACGTGGAGGTGGACGCGCGCAAGGCGGAGCTGTCGGCCGCGCTGCGCCACGTCCGCAGCCAGTACGAGGCCATGGCCGCCGGCACCGCCCAGGACACCGAGCAGTGGTACAAGTCCAAggtgcagtgggagctgcttGCCCCAGGATGGAtggcctggctgtcccctcccggGGTGTCACCATCTCGGGGCTGGGGTTGGCGTGCGGGGTTTGGGATCTCTGCTGTCCCCGCTCGGCCAGGGATGTTTCTCCTTGCCACGAGCTCTGGGGCCTTGTCCCTgctgtggagcagagcagggctgtgttcCCACACCAGAACACATCCCTGCCCCGtgctcccctgccatggcctcGTCCCCTGTCCCAGTTTGCAGACCTGACGGACGCGGCTGCCCGGCACGCCGAGGCGCTCAGGGCAGCCAAGCAGGAGGCCGGCGAGTACCGGCGCCAGCTCCAGGCCCTCACCTGCGACCTGGAGGCTCTGAGGGGCTCGGTAGGTGACAGCCGTGGGGTGCAAGAGCAGGGACACGGCCTCggggagctgccagccccgggggtTCCCTGGCAGGACCAGCACCCAGAGCCAGGGGAACGGCTGGTCCCCGAGGGTGGGAGGTGGATGGACAATGGGGagagccccagctcctgggagAAGGTGGCCATGGGGCTTCACAGCCCCTTGGCCCCAGAACGGGTccctggagaggcagctgcGGGAGCTGGAGGAGCGCTACGCCCTGGAGACAGCCGGCTACCAGGACACGGTGGGGAGGCTGGAGGAGGACAGCCAGAGCCTCAAGCAGGAGATGGCCCAGCACCTGCAGGACTACCAGGACCTGCTCAACGTCAAGCTAGCCCTCGACATCGAGATCGCCACGTACCgccagctgctggagggagaggagagcaggTGAGAGCTCCATCCTGCCCTCACCCCACCCAGCCATGCCCCCAGCTCCTCGTGGTCCCTCTGGGGTGTCCAGCAGGACCTCGTGCTCTTCCCAATGCTGCCATTGCCCTGCAGGATCACCATCCCTGTGCAGAGCTTCTCCGAGCTGCAGATCCGAGGTGAGGCTGTGCCCCACGCAGGGAGGGGCAGCGGGATGGGGGCACAAACAGGGGAGGCTTCCAGGGGCTCTGTGGCACCTtggccatccctgccccattcAGAGGGATCAGGAGGTTTTTCTCTGAGTCCCAGGGAACCTCCCGGGTGCTCCCAGGGTGGGGGAAGGAGGTGCCATGGCCATATCCCCAAGGCTGAACGTGTCCCCAAGGCTGACGATGTCCCCAGCACTGATCACATCATCATGTCCTCAATGACAACCACATCCCTAAGGACAACTGTTCCTCAGTGACAAGTGTGTCCCCAAGGACAAGCCTGTCCCCAAGCTCAATCACATCCCAAAGCCACCCATGTCCCCATGGTCCACAACATCTCCAAGGCCAGAaatgtccccagctgtccctgcagcctaaCAGTGTCCCCAGGACACATCAGATCCCACGGCCTGCCAcatccccagtgccagccctgtccctcagGCTGGTTGTGTCTCCATGCTGTCTCTCATGGTTCAGGAGTTTCCAGCCCAATCCATTTTTTTTTGGGGCTTCTCCTCTGGAGTGTGGCTGGGAGGGCCATCCCCCGGGCAGGGTGTCACTGCCTTGTCCTGCCCATGTCCCCCAGAGACCAGCCTGGACACCAAATCTGTGTCAGAAGCTCATGTGAAGAGGAGCATCGTGGTCAAAACTGTGGAGACCCGAGATGGAGAGGTGGGAAATGCTCATTTGTGTCACCCACGCTCCATCCCCACCTCCCCACAGGGTCCCCAAGTGATTTGCACATGGGGCCACCATCCCCGAGGccacaggcagcccaggcagggagcCAGTGATCCCTGAGGGTGTGGCACGATCTGACCGGGTCATGGTGGAGCTGAGGTTGGCAGCTGGTCGAGAAAGCtgtcctgttcctgtccctgtccctgtccctgtccctgtcccgttcctgtccctgtcctgtccctgtcctgtccctgtccctatccctgtccctgtcctgtccctgtcctgtccctgtcctgtccctgtccctatccctgtccctgtcctgtccctgtccctgtcccgttcctgtccctgtccctgtccctgtcctgtccctgtcctgtttctgtccctgtcccgttcctgtccctgtccctgtcctgtccctgtcctgtccctgtccctgtcctatccctgtccctgtcctgtccctgtcctgttcctgtccctgtcccgttcctgtccctgtccctgtccctgtccctgtccctgtcctgtccctgtcctgttcctgtccctgtcccgttcctgtccctgtccctgtcctgtccctgtcctgtccctgtccctgtcctatccctgtccctgtcctgtccctgtccctttccctgtcccgttcctgtccctgtccctgtccctgtccctgtccctgtccctgtccctgtcccgttcctgtccctgtccctgtcctgtccctgtcccgttcctgtccctgtccccgtccctgtccctgtcctgtccctgtccctttccctgtccctgtccctgtccctgtcccgttcctgtccctgtccctgtccctgtccctgtccctgtcctgtccctgtccctgtccctgtcctatccctgtccctgtccctgtccctgtccctgtcctgttcctgtccctgtccctatcccgttcctgtccctgtccctgtccctgtcccgttcctgtccctgtccctgtccctgtccctgtccctgtccctgtccctgtcctgtccctgtccctgtccctgtcctatccctgtccctgtcctgtccctgtccctttccctgtccctgtccctgtccctgtcccgttcctgtccctgtccctgtcctgtccctgtccctgtccctgtcctatccctgtccctgtcctgtccctgtccctttccctgtccctgtccctgtccctgtccctgtccctgtccctgtcctgtcctgtccctgtcctgtccctgtccctgtccctgtcctatccctgtccctgtcctgtccctgtcccgttcctgtccctgtccctgtcccatcctgtccctgtccctgtcctgtccctgtccctgtccccaccgcGTTCAGAGCCCGGGCAGGCTCAGCCGGTGGCAGAACCCGATTTGGCACTCACGATCCCTCTCCTCCACCCGCAGGTGCTGAAGGAGCCCAAGCAGGAGCCCAAGGAGGTGCCCTAGGGCAGGGCAGCCGCGGCCCCGCAGGTGCCAGgggagccccgggccgggcacggggcacggGAGGGGCCGGGGGCGCTTGGGGGGCACCTCCCCGCCGTGCCCCCCTGGCCTCTCcccgtgcccagggcccggggCACCCCCTTAGGGGG is a window of Passer domesticus isolate bPasDom1 chromosome 27, bPasDom1.hap1, whole genome shotgun sequence DNA encoding:
- the GFAP gene encoding glial fibrillary acidic protein isoform X2 translates to MESPSLPSHGRRFGPSVPGQRLLPGSAPGRLRAPRSPRPSPGPGSGSGDFSLAAALNSEFRETRTSERVEMMELNERLASFIEKVRLLERQNRALLLELGRQRQREPSRADGYREELRELRRRGERLATATARLQMERDNLAQQLGSLQQKLQDEVTLRLEAESNLAAYRQDVDNAALARLALERRVGTLQDEIAFLHKELRELQEQLAQQRVHVEVDARKAELSAALRHVRSQYEAMAAGTAQDTEQWYKSKFADLTDAAARHAEALRAAKQEAGEYRRQLQALTCDLEALRGSNGSLERQLRELEERYALETAGYQDTVGRLEEDSQSLKQEMAQHLQDYQDLLNVKLALDIEIATYRQLLEGEESRITIPVQSFSELQIRETSLDTKSVSEAHVKRSIVVKTVETRDGEVLKEPKQEPKEVP
- the GFAP gene encoding glial fibrillary acidic protein isoform X1; translation: MESPSLPSHGRRFGPSVPGQRLLPGSAPGRLRAPRSPRPSPGPGSGSGDFSLAAALNSEFRETRTSERVEMMELNERLASFIEKVRLLERQNRALLLELGRQRQREPSRADGYREELRELRRRGERLATATARLQMERDNLAQQLGSLQQKLQDEVTLRLEAESNLAAYRQDVDNAALARLALERRVGTLQDEIAFLHKVHQEELRELQEQLAQQRVHVEVDARKAELSAALRHVRSQYEAMAAGTAQDTEQWYKSKFADLTDAAARHAEALRAAKQEAGEYRRQLQALTCDLEALRGSNGSLERQLRELEERYALETAGYQDTVGRLEEDSQSLKQEMAQHLQDYQDLLNVKLALDIEIATYRQLLEGEESRITIPVQSFSELQIRETSLDTKSVSEAHVKRSIVVKTVETRDGEVLKEPKQEPKEVP